TAAGTTAGATCTATCACGTTGATGAGAAAACTTTAGATTTTCATTCGTAACAGGCAAATTTTCGAAAAAAGATTTACAGTTCTTCTAAAAGTAACGTCAGGTGGGCAGTTATAGAAAGCAGGAATACACCCTCGGAAGAGAAGCGAAAGAAGGTGTGTCATTCCATTCATTTGTTAACTGATGATTATTATGtcgtgtttaacgtcccgaaaccaccacaacattatgagagacgctgtagtggagggctcagaaaattctGACCACTTGTGTTTCTTTAACATGTACTCAAATATGAACGCGTGAGCCTTCATCacttttgcttccatcgaaaatgcagccgcagccaccggaattcgattccgcgacctgcggggcagcagtcGAGTACTTTGGCCATTAGACCAACGCGGTGGGGACATTCATTTGGTAACTAACCTGCCCAGGAAATATGTATTAGGGGTAATTTTTGTAATCATAAAAACTGTATTCATTTGTCTTTATTCAAGTGTTTCTTCGTATCCCCACATATTCTAATATCTTACTTTAAAAATCCTTTTTTGTTCTCTCATGTATACCTTATTTTTTCGCTTAtgttgatgatgtttgatgttttgtggcgcaagggccatttcacggccaaagagcgccagttcattttactaaaaatatggacaatgattgtgataagcggctgtataagggccataaaattcctcgtggtaaggcgggtaaaaacataaaagTAATACAATCATGATCATGCCGTGaaatgtgtgtgtggtgcgaatagatgacaaaaattcgtgataataaaaacgatggtggacatgtatggcattagcacaagtgcctcactcgttccaacccttgcgtccaaaggccgtgaggcaagtgctttgttgtgtagcgacCACAGCgaagacctctctggagaggtcgtgctacggaatgcccgggtatatgatatgaaaactatgaatttcttttaaaaacgctaacaatcatttatgactaaaaagcggttccctaccgacgaacattgcagggtgtaaaggtatatgttgtcggtatggtaatggaaagtgttgttttcttagcgtTTCTAACTATTttcactggattaacatgtgaagaactgttaatgcttcaccacatctgtcacacaatggtggatcgccaccggacaaaaaatATGTGCGTGTCGTGTATgtatgtcctatcctgagcctcgttagtattacctctgtatgacgcgatttcgatactggcggccaatggccaaggtgtggcttaataatgtgtagtttgttttgtgtgtgtctatccgacttgctctgccagtagtccctgagctttcgtttgagagacggcttaagatcaagggccgggattgatatgggtgtagtgtcAGTGCTTTCAtagacggatgcagcaagctgatctgccatcacgttgccttggatctcacggcgacccagcacactacaacatgatgtttgagtgtgtagattgtgcataaaatgaagtaaagtgagacgagggcagggttttttttttgtttttaagagtgtgcagagccattaccacactgagagggtccgtataaattactgctttctgTAGTTGTAgttctttgatgtgtttagcggccacaagtatcgcataagcttccgctgtgaagatacttgtctcTGAATCTAGAaagccagcatccgaaaaggataggccgacagcagcgtaggacacagaagaggTAGAcgtggaggcatctgtaaagaactcaggacgtgtatatttgtgttgaagttccaaaaagtatgtgcAGATATAGGCAATGGGCgcgtgttttgtaacttctagaaaataCACATCGTAGTCTATAGTCTGCTACTGCCATGGtggcaggtatgctacaggagccattaaactgtgttcaagtgacactccagtttcctcagctagacccttcaggcgaactgagaagggctgcctcatcgaaggcccgttttgaaacagaatggagctcgacaaatcattaatagtagagtatgaggggtgcttcttgtctgctttcaccttaagtaaatatacaaaggacatgtaagttctctgcagatgaagcgaccactcatttgactcaatgtaaaggctttctacggggctggtgcgaaaagcacccgtagaaaggcggatgcccaaatggtgcacgggtccaacatcttcaaagcactttgagtcgcagactgataaacaacggccccataatctaagcgggtgcgaatgaggcttctatacagattcatgaggcattgccggTCACTACCctacgtagtacgtgacaacacttttaaaacattcatggcttttaaacatttagtttttaaagacttgatgtgcggtatgaaggtcaacttgttgtccaagatgaagcctaagaatttatgtttcacattaacagacagacattgaccgttcagttcaataaCGGGTTCTGAGTACATGCCTctttttcgggagaacaagacacacgtgtttttttttttgtgggttcagtcggaattcgttttcctctgcccatttggaggccttgtttcaacctaactgaacctgccgctcacacatcgCCAGATTGCAATATCTAAAGCTAAGGTGGAcagatatatatagatagatagatatgtggggtttaacgtcccaaaaccaccatacgattaagagagacgccgtagtgtagggctccggatatttcgaccacctggggttctttaacgtgcacccaaatctgagcacacgggcctacaacatttccgcctccatcggcaaatgcagccgccacagccgggattcgaacccgcgacctgcgggtcagcagccgagtaccttagccactagaccaccgcggcggggcagccaagctggacgtcatcgacatatgtacaataaaacatattgcgagggatggacaagcgcaatGAATTCatttttgatgagaaaaagtgtgcagctacgtgcaccaccttgcggcacgcctgtttcctggacaaatgtttgggaaagaacgctgcccactcgtacaccaaatgtccggtttgacaggtgactttcgattatgtgaaacattcttccgcgcacgccaaggtgggacaggtctcttagaattccaaagcgccatgttgtatcataagcctttttgatatcgaggaacacagagagaaaatattgtttatgaacgaaagcgtctctgatctgtgcctcgatacggacaaggtggtctgtggtggatctactttctcgaaacccgcactgaaatgggtctagcaatttctttgtttcaaggaaatgtacaagtcggcagtttatcattttttcggaGACTTTTCAGAAGctgcttgtaagtgcaataggtctataactcgaagctaaagaagggtccttgccctctttcaaaatgggaataatgataacctctttccaggaggtagggatagtgccagaaaaccaaatagcattgtacaaacaaagtaaggtttttcgcgtttcgattgataggtttttttaacatttcatacacgacacggtcagaacctggggcagaagtagtGCAGGAGTTtggagatgttcggagctcagctagactgaaagcttggttatatgcctcgtttctagtgcagttgtgttcgagtttctgcttttctattcttgttctgcattttcggaaagtgtcagtatagtgggactaGCTGGACActcgttcgaagtgtgcaccaaggaagtttgcctgatcttccaaggtatcaccctgagtgtttacgagtggaattGTGGGTACTTGTTTTCCTcctatcctaccaaccatgttccagactttagcctcctgtgtgtatgaattgatccctgacaaaaacttctgccaggtttctcttctggcctgccgacgcgttctcctgccttgagactttattttcttaaaggtgtcaagattttcggctgtcggtgagttccgaagcaacctccatgctctgttttgctgtttgcgcgcgtttcggcattcagagtttcaccatggcacacgccgtctTCCAGgctgtccatttgtttgtgggatgcattttgttgcagcatcaatcaaaaacgctgtgaagtagtcgacagcaacatcaatgcttaaagtacatacgTCGCTCCAATacagacgagcgatggtataaaactgttcccagtcggctctgtttatgggccatttgggaacacgtggtggacactcagttgctgtagttgtgctcaaaactacggggaagtggtcacttccgtacagattactgatgactttccactggagtagaggcacaagagatggacatactatgcttaggtctatggaggagtaggtgctacgagcgagattataataggttggttcttttcgatttaggagacacgcgctcgacgagagaaggaactgttcaatcagtcgacctcgcgcgtcgcaacaagagtcgccccatagcctgctatgcgcattaaagtcaccaaggagaacataaggctccggaagttcatcaattaaagagtgtaaaacacgtttttgcagctgatagctagaaGGAATGTAAATAGGGCAGagtgtgatcagtttatcaaaaataaCCGCTCTAACAGCCACTGCCAAAAGGGATgattggagttgtaagtgtgtgcatgcaatcccttcaTTCACTATAATGGCGACACCTccatgatgtcatggcatcatcacggtcctttcggaaaataacgtatttacgaagaaaatttgtgtgttttgatttaagctgtgtttcttgtacacacagcacttttggtgagtgttcgtgtaaaagttcttggatgtcatcaaggtttctgagaaggcccctgacgtcccattgtataatttgagtgttcatggtgaatgtaaaatagtgctgtgtgtaggaaaagcgagtggctgtttagacggggagtttgagttcacgtaacagggccgtcaccaggccctgttatctgcttttctgttttcttggcgcgctccaaggagccacgccactctttcggcaccaagggcacttatgtatccattgcctcctcggagaaCAGAACATAACAaaaggttttattgtgctaaatgaagaagaatacatgtgcatgatatacagaaagaggtcccatagtcagagactgcaaggggacctcttgtacagtgtagaattgagaatgattgtcatgtacatagcagggagacaaagctacagtaaaatgcaattgaaacaaataaattaagaatatacccttgtaatctcacagaaacaatttaaaagcaagaataacgcgctaacttcaacaacaagtgattacagaacgcaactcacaatgaacaggaaccaattaagaaacagcaaaacaggctagttagttgacatgatattattttttaacttcgatttaattaccttctgggaACGGCATACTTTAATGTCGGAAGGTAAACTATTCTACTGGATGCGCGCACGTTCGGGCggttagttcgaatttcgggcctcgcctggtcaggtgaggccttgagacctgaggactctggagtctccggtctctgtctGGAAGTAGGTGGTGTAGCCTGAACTACAGCCACCTTGgtggcaggtgccacaaccgccagctcgctatgcgcgggccgaaggagtggcgagtgctggtgcggcggtgccccctgacgcgccgcatcagcgtatgtaggtccatagaatagtgcgactcttcgccgtgcttccttaaatgatatgttctccttcacctttaatgtaattatttctttttttcttttttccagtatgtgcaggagcgtgaatatgcggcatggtttccttcgcagtttacacagtgtggcggttgcttgcagttctcagacacgtggcctaggacaccacattgtgcacaagtctggcgaccacgacaagTTTCAGAGCCATggttagttcgaatttcgggcctcgcctggtcaggtgaggccttgagacctgaggactctggagtctccggtctctgtctGGAAGTAGGTAGTGTAGCCTGAACTACAGCTACAACtacctctgacattggaagcaacgacgagggtttggtatatacggcctgatagatgtcttcgtgtaccctgtttgaatagattctggtagtttactggatgcaaacgtgagtattaagtgtttcgtcggtatttcctaattatctcttctgatgataattctctgcacattattgacattttggctcttccacccttccaaaagttcagtttcggtcaggtcaagtaagtctgcgtcagataccactccgcgagtgatgttcatgggCCTGTGtagtgttacggtgatcggtacgtcaccaaacgttgaaaggctgtctagctttacaaattgtgctttgtcccgaattacgaggagaaggtctccgctagccaatttgattactttgtatccagccccgagagttcaGTAGTAAGACACCTGACAAATACGAAAgaagatacggtcctggcttgctttccggttttttcacagtgaatgacgtggaagtgggaaaaactttctattggctggttgaagaaatttatgtcatcggtgcgtacccgctttaggccagtacgatcagacagtagagggaatgctccatgcatgccggtcttatttttgttcagcatcgttggcggccacccaccacggagcccaacaaagggacgctgcaagtttgcaggtgctgaaagcttgcagacgtcagccgtacaacactgccataacccaatgtccctagaccaaggtaggctatttgcacagggttaacccttacgccaggaaaattggaagtaaacagaagagataaGTAGACGGGACAGACTAAAAGAGAGAGATAattaaagacgaagttgtaggggagcgagataggaaaaggcgactgccgatttcccctgggtgggtcagcccaggggtgccgtctacgtgaagccggggccaaaggggtgtgttgcctctgccgggggggccttaaaggtccaatcacccagcgtcggctcaactcccaggattcccttttccccggacacggcaaagccacgcacggctaggcgtgggagggagtcgaaactcccccgttagctcgggtccctggtgtcgctacgcaccaaacgcctacttacgcagacgcccctgcaggGTTTTCGATTATGTTAACCGCcggattcttggccaatctcccgcAGGGGGTAGGAGCTAGGAGAGAAGAACAAGCAAGAAGTCAAGCAAACAGTGCTATGGAAAACCAAGCGGGAGCACGCAAAGGCGTAACGGCTACACCGGCTAAAAATGTGCCACCGGTAGGTTTGCTCCGCATCCACCGAAATATCGCCGAGTTTAGCGCCGATCCGCTGCTGGGGATCTTCAACGCACCGGAAGAAAACGACATCACAAATATCAACGCCATCAGAATGGACCCTAAGAATACGGTGCTCGAAGGCGGTTTCTTCCACTGCTACGTGCAATGCATCGACTTGTACCCACTCGAACTCCCGAAGGTGAGCTCTATGACAACCGACGCTGCGCGGGCTGAGTTCAACGAGTACATCTACGAACGTGTTTCTACGTGCCTCATCTCTCTCAACACATTCACGTTGACGTGGACTCCAGCCATGTCACTGAGCAGCCTCTTCCATTCGATCCAGTGGCTCCTGAGCGATGTGCAGAAAATGAAGGACAAGACACTCAGTGATTGTTTCGAACTCATCCTACAGCACGATACGATCAAGGTCGCTGTGTGCGACACTGTGGAAGCTTGTCTTCAAGACAATCCGCAGTTCGCGAAGACAGTGAGAGACGTCGTACTCGAGAAATTCGCAGAGTTGTACGACATGTACGAAGTCGTGGTGAGGTCAATGCTGCACCCAACGGGAAACCAAATAAACGAGCCAGCTGAATTCAATTCAGACATTTATCAGTTCGAGAAGTTGCTTACGAGGCTTCAGGATTTGAAACAGATAGTCGCCGAGAAGAAAGAAGTTCCCATGGTGAAGGCTGGCTCGTAATGCCAGCACAAAGTATGATTTCATTCGGAAGAAGCCAGCTGCAACACCGTATTTCTCTCTTTGATCGAGCCCGCTGATAGACGTCACAACCTATCGGCTCATTAAAAGGTGACCGAAAATGTACACGCGCATGTGCGGCCTTAAAGATATTAAGCGCAACCCCCAAATAAAGCGATTGCTCGAACACTGGGTAAAAGCCTTCAAGTGTGAGTTTCCTTCGTGTCATCATTGATACGCAATAGATACTGTTTCTAACCATACGCGGATGCCTCTGCGTCTTTTTAAAGATGATGAAGCAGTGACAAAGATGAAAATACAGCATAGCAATGCAATCAGTCATGTTCTTAGGACAGATTAGCGTGACATGCGCACACTGATGTGACTAGACTAAGCTGCTTAACACGTTCGCATTAAAGCAGTTCGCACTGCACTGTCGATTTCCAGTGCCGTCTGGTGGCCACTAACTTTCGTCAAGTTAAACAATGGCACTCATCTGACTGGGCACAATGTGAATACCTATTCCAAAAACATCGCCTCTCCCTGTCCAAACATACTTCAGCATACAACAAAAACATATTCTGAGTTTTTGCCTCATTACAGCAGAACTGTTAAAGTTAAGGTTGGCTGCGCATCATTGATATAAACCTATCAGCTACGTTCCCTGAGCGTTTAACATTGTTTCcttgggtgactttaatgctcctgCTATAGACTGGTCACCTATGACAGCCAGTGGACACGAAGTATTCATCGGAAGAAAGCTACTCAACATTTCGTCGCAATGTTCTTCACCAAATTGTTAAGAAATGAACTCGTAATGGTGCTGTCCTTGATCTGGTTTTCGTCACTTCATCCTTAGCTATGTCCGGTTTTTAACGTGATCTTGATGGCATATCTGATAATAACACTGTGTTATTCTCTGCTTCGAATACCGCCAAAAAACTCCATTGCAGTTACTGCATGTTTCCTGATTTTAACCACGCTGATATGTGAGCAATTACGGAAGCCCTTTGTGATAGTTTCAAGAATTTAGGCTAAATAGCACTACCATTGATGTCAATATATTATCTACTTTAGGTAAGGCATTGTTAGTAAGTGCAAATATCCGTTTCATTCCACTGAAAAAAAACGAACGCTGAAATACACTGCATGACAAGGGACGTCTCGAATCATCTTCAATTTATCACGTCATGTGACCAGACTTCGCCCATCAAAGTGCTCTGGTGACTCGACAAAGATTCAACAGTTTGGCAGCACCAAAAAAGAACTATCTGCTAAACTCAAGGCCACTAAAAATCATTATCATACGGTCACCTTGCCGAAGCTAATGAATGGAAATCCTTGTAAATTCTCGAACGCTATCCTACCAACTAGTTTTACATCGAACACGATGACAATTAACAGTGTTGCAGTTTCTGATCCGAAGATAATCACTTCAGCCTTCAACACCTGCTTCCACTCAGTCTTTACGACTGACAACTTGGACATTCCTGCTTTTCATTCATAATCTCATCCTGGAATCGGCGATGTTTGAGTGTCAATTGGGGGCGTATTCAATCTCATTTTAAACTTAGACACCAAGAAATCATGCTGTCCCGATGGTATTCCGACAGCTTTCTTTGTTAGATATGCTCTTTCGTGTAGCGGATACCTGACAGTTATTTTCATGAAATCTCTGTTGTCAGCCACAATCCTTTCGTTGTGAAAACGTGCTTCAAATTTCCATTTATTATTAATTCTCAAATATTAAGCAATTATAGACCTATCTCTTTAACAGCACATTCTTGTAAAATGCTAGACCATATTATCTTCAAACACATCAAGTAATTCCTTCAAAAAAACAAGATTCTGGGCCCTTCCTAGCATGGTTTCAGACGTCGTCTTAGCACAATTACTCAAATGACAAAATTCGTTCATGAGATCAGCAGCTCTTTAGGGCATACATAGTTGATCAAGTTTATATTGTATTGATTTTGCCAAGGCCTTCGACACTGTATCACACCCCAAGCTAATGCACAAATTGTTTATTATAGTAAAAAATGCATGATTGGCTGGCTGGATATCTGACTTTATTTTGTAGCGTTCACAATATGTGTGCTTCAAGTCTGCTAACTTGCCTTCGATGCCGGTTTCATCAGGAGTTCCAAATGTTCTGTGCTAGGAATCATCTTATTCCTGATATATATTATAGACCTACATTTGCACACTTCGGCAAAAATACGCCTTTTCACAGATGATGGCATCCTTAATAAAACTACTAAATCTCCACTTGATCTTGTAATACTTAACCATTCCTTTTCTCACTTTTGTAACTGGTCCAAATCTTGACAAATGATTATTAACTTCTCCAAGAGTGTCTTTACGTCATTTTTCAGACGTTCATACCCGTTGACATTTCACTACAGTTCCAATAATGTCATTTAGTGCAGGGTATCCGAATTCAAGTACCTTGGTATCTTTATAACACATAATTTATCGTGGTTCAAACATTTATTTCACATGCAATAAAGACTTTAAGAGTTTAGGTTATTTACAACGTCCGCTCCAGCTTGATCCTCAGGAAACCAATCTGCTTACCTAAAAAGCACCCATTTGACCCATTCCCGAATATGGTAGTGTGGTTTGGAAACCCCATATAAATTGTGACATCAGGAAACTAGAAGCCcttcaaaaaaaaagatgtgcgcTTTGTATGCAAGAAAAATGACAGGCATTTTTTTCCAACAAATTTCGTTCCCCAGCTAGGTCTCACTCGGCTTGCAAAACGTCATGTTGAATGCCGAAAATTTCTGCACATTTTTAGCAATTATTTTTGCTTCAGCACCCTATATTCATATCCGAAATTTTCCAAATATTCGTATACGACAAGTGACTATGCCCTTCACATTGAAACTTTTTTCACCCACACTGACATGCTCAAATACAGTTTTTTCCCCTTCAACTATAGTAGTCTGGGATTCACTGCCCGGCAGTGTTCATTCTCTACCCCTTTCAGAATTTCTGAAAGCCGGTGGATGAATGTTAAAATGCTTTTGtatgttttttcacccactcctgcaatagcctcaCTGAGGCTGCAGtaatacaaataaaaataaataaataaataaaataaaaaataaaacctcGTCTTCATCATCTTCCTCTTGTGCTTTGCTTCTCGATGGTGTGTGTCAACTTGTCCGATGAGCGATTCAGTATTATGATGGGCGAGAGAACAAGGGCAAACAGAAAATAATAATTTGTCGGTTAATGTAATTTTTTCACGAGGTAACTTTCGAAACTAATAATTGGTTGGTGAAAGTAATTTTTTGACTAGGTGATTTTCGAAATCTCGTTTTTAAGATTGGAAGGCGATCATGCTGACCACTCGGCTATGAAGGCCCA
This genomic interval from Rhipicephalus microplus isolate Deutch F79 chromosome 10, USDA_Rmic, whole genome shotgun sequence contains the following:
- the LOC142774239 gene encoding ubiquitin-conjugating enzyme E2 Z-like produces the protein MENQAGARKGVTATPAKNVPPVGLLRIHRNIAEFSADPLLGIFNAPEENDITNINAIRMDPKNTVLEGGFFHCYVQCIDLYPLELPKVSSMTTDAARAEFNEYIYERVSTCLISLNTFTLTWTPAMSLSSLFHSIQWLLSDVQKMKDKTLSDCFELILQHDTIKVAVCDTVEACLQDNPQFAKTVRDVVLEKFAELYDMYEVVVRSMLHPTGNQINEPAEFNSDIYQFEKLLTRLQDLKQIVAEKKEVPMVKAGS